A single window of Rhizobium indicum DNA harbors:
- a CDS encoding HAD family hydrolase, with protein MPLTPVPARPALVVFDLDGTLLDTHVDLVESLNHTIAALDLEPVSYDDLTHLVGQGARVMIERACRLRGHPLESDALPPLVERFVAHYAGNMPGRTEPYPGLIAAMDRLKSLGYRLAVCTNKMESLALGLLDKLDLTRYFDAITGGDSFEYRKPDARHLTGTIERAGGDIARTVMIGDSINDIAVARNAGVPSIAVPFGYSDVPVSSLDPDIIITHFDELTPELVETLLREYAEKVAV; from the coding sequence ATGCCCTTGACCCCTGTTCCCGCTCGCCCGGCGCTCGTCGTCTTCGATCTCGACGGCACCCTTCTCGATACCCACGTGGACCTGGTCGAGAGCCTGAACCATACAATCGCGGCCCTTGACCTCGAGCCGGTCAGCTACGACGACCTTACCCATCTCGTCGGTCAGGGCGCGCGCGTCATGATCGAACGCGCCTGCAGGCTGCGCGGCCATCCGCTCGAAAGCGACGCCTTGCCGCCGCTGGTCGAGCGTTTCGTCGCCCATTATGCCGGCAACATGCCCGGCCGTACCGAACCCTATCCCGGCCTGATCGCAGCCATGGACCGGCTGAAATCTCTGGGTTACCGCCTCGCCGTCTGCACTAACAAGATGGAGAGCCTGGCGCTCGGCCTGCTCGACAAGCTCGACCTCACCCGATATTTCGACGCCATCACCGGCGGCGACAGCTTCGAATACCGCAAGCCCGACGCCCGCCACCTCACCGGCACCATCGAACGCGCCGGCGGCGACATCGCCCGCACGGTGATGATTGGAGACAGCATCAACGACATCGCCGTGGCGAGAAACGCCGGCGTACCGTCGATCGCCGTGCCTTTCGGCTATTCCGACGTGCCGGTTTCGAGTCTCGATCCGGATATTATCATCACCCATTTCGATGAGTTGACACCCGAGCTGGTGGAAACGTTGTTGCGGGAATATGCGGAGAAGGTTGCCGTCTGA
- the rpiA gene encoding ribose-5-phosphate isomerase RpiA: MDAREMKIKAAEAALAHVESGMRLGIGTGSTAEEFVRLLAEKVAGGFRVEGVPTSERTARLCVELGVPLKSLDELPALDLTIDGADEVDAGLRLIKGGGGALLREKIVAAASERMIVIADESKLVETLGAFALPIEVNPFGLVSTRIAIEKVAARLGLSGELDLRQSGDGEFTTDGGHHIIDASFGRIPDAEALSSELNSIPGVVEHGLFINMAALAIIAGPAGARTLQANR, translated from the coding sequence ATGGATGCCCGCGAAATGAAGATCAAGGCCGCCGAGGCCGCACTCGCCCATGTGGAAAGCGGGATGCGTCTCGGGATCGGCACCGGCAGCACGGCGGAAGAATTCGTTCGCCTGCTGGCGGAGAAGGTCGCGGGCGGCTTCAGGGTCGAAGGCGTTCCGACGTCCGAACGAACCGCGCGGCTCTGTGTCGAACTCGGCGTGCCGCTGAAGTCGCTCGACGAACTGCCGGCACTCGACCTGACGATCGATGGCGCCGACGAGGTCGATGCGGGGCTCAGGCTGATCAAGGGCGGCGGCGGCGCGCTGTTGCGCGAAAAGATCGTCGCGGCCGCCTCCGAGCGAATGATCGTCATTGCCGACGAGAGCAAGCTGGTGGAAACGCTCGGCGCCTTCGCGCTGCCGATCGAAGTCAATCCGTTCGGGCTCGTCTCGACGCGGATCGCAATCGAAAAGGTTGCGGCCCGGCTCGGTCTTTCCGGTGAACTCGATCTGCGCCAGTCGGGTGACGGAGAGTTTACCACGGATGGCGGCCATCACATCATCGATGCATCTTTTGGCCGCATTCCTGATGCAGAGGCGCTTTCGAGCGAGCTGAATTCCATACCCGGCGTCGTCGAACACGGGCTCTTTATCAATATGGCGGCACTTGCGATCATTGCCGGTCCTGCGGGTGCGCGCACGCTGCAGGCAAACAGATAA
- a CDS encoding DUF2059 domain-containing protein yields the protein MMNIAGLGRLAAATVVLSGLAFGSAVKAQEVSEEQLKASRAAIDAIGATAQFDNILPGLAERLKAGLIQDSPNYQDVISSTVDAQALALAPRRGDLEKEAALTYAKTFTVEELKAIADFYNSDVGKKLLRDGPVASRETAKAADIWAQGISRDLEKQSNVELSKVIKAPPPATDSPTAPAPAPAAQQ from the coding sequence ATGATGAACATTGCAGGTCTTGGCCGTCTCGCCGCTGCGACCGTCGTTCTTTCCGGGCTTGCCTTCGGCTCCGCCGTCAAGGCGCAGGAAGTCTCCGAGGAGCAGCTGAAGGCGTCTCGCGCGGCGATCGACGCCATTGGCGCCACTGCCCAGTTCGACAACATTCTGCCCGGTCTGGCCGAGCGTTTGAAGGCCGGCCTGATCCAGGATTCGCCGAACTACCAGGACGTCATTTCGTCGACGGTCGACGCGCAGGCGCTGGCGCTGGCGCCGCGCCGCGGCGATCTGGAGAAGGAGGCGGCACTGACCTATGCCAAGACCTTCACCGTCGAAGAGCTGAAGGCGATCGCCGACTTCTATAATTCCGACGTCGGCAAGAAGCTGCTGCGCGATGGCCCGGTCGCCTCGCGCGAGACGGCGAAGGCTGCCGACATCTGGGCGCAGGGCATTTCCCGCGACCTGGAAAAGCAGAGCAACGTCGAGCTTTCCAAGGTCATCAAGGCGCCGCCGCCGGCAACCGACAGCCCGACTGCTCCAGCTCCGGCACCGGCTGCCCAGCAGTAA
- a CDS encoding acylphosphatase, which produces MSDHGRAVRVRISGKVQGVGFRYWTRDEAVRLGLTGWVRNEEDGAVVAVIAGPDSAISTMIERFRRGPLGASVSSVETEATQLDKNPTDFRITR; this is translated from the coding sequence ATGTCCGATCACGGTAGGGCCGTCCGCGTGCGGATATCCGGCAAGGTCCAGGGCGTCGGTTTTCGCTATTGGACGCGCGATGAGGCCGTACGGCTCGGTTTGACGGGTTGGGTTCGCAATGAAGAGGACGGGGCCGTCGTCGCTGTGATCGCAGGACCCGACAGCGCCATCTCGACGATGATCGAGCGTTTCAGGCGTGGGCCTTTGGGGGCGTCTGTTTCGAGCGTCGAGACGGAAGCAACGCAGCTTGATAAGAACCCGACGGATTTCCGCATTACCCGCTGA
- the gor gene encoding glutathione-disulfide reductase, which produces MSSYDYDLFVIGGGSGGVRGARVAASLGKKVAIAEEYRYGGTCVIRGCVPKKLFVYASQFHEHFEDAAGFGWTVGESSFDWKKLVAAKDVEIARLEGLYKKGLAGANAEILETRAELVDAHTVRLLKTGQTVTAKTIVIATGGRPNPHAALPGHELCISSNEAFHLEELPKSIVISGGGYIAVEFANIFHGLGVETTLIYRGAEILSRFDEDLRRGLHEAMVAKGIRILCHDTLQKVSKGADGLILETLNNGTLQAGVVMLALGRDPNTEGLGLEAAGVAVDERGAVIVDEYSRTNVENIYALGDVTNRVQLTPVAIHEAMCFIETEYKNNPTRPDYELIPTAVFSQPEIGTVGLSEEEAGKRYPELEVYRAQFRPLKATLSGRAERMIMKLIVDAASRKVVGAHILGHDAGEMAQLLGVTLKAGCTKDDFDRTMALHPTAAEELVTMYAPSYRIRDGKRI; this is translated from the coding sequence ATGTCTTCCTACGACTACGACCTCTTCGTCATCGGTGGCGGTTCCGGAGGTGTGCGCGGCGCCCGTGTCGCGGCCTCGCTCGGCAAGAAAGTGGCGATCGCCGAGGAGTATCGCTACGGCGGCACCTGCGTCATCCGCGGCTGCGTGCCAAAAAAGCTCTTCGTCTACGCCTCGCAGTTCCATGAGCATTTCGAGGATGCGGCGGGCTTCGGCTGGACGGTCGGCGAAAGCAGCTTCGACTGGAAGAAGCTGGTGGCGGCCAAGGATGTTGAAATCGCCCGTCTGGAAGGCCTCTATAAGAAAGGTCTCGCCGGCGCCAATGCCGAAATCCTGGAAACGCGCGCGGAACTCGTCGATGCCCATACAGTCCGGCTGCTGAAGACTGGACAGACGGTGACGGCCAAGACCATCGTCATCGCCACCGGCGGACGGCCGAACCCGCATGCAGCCCTTCCCGGTCACGAACTCTGCATCTCCTCCAACGAGGCCTTTCATCTTGAAGAACTGCCGAAATCGATCGTGATATCAGGCGGCGGCTATATTGCCGTCGAATTCGCCAATATCTTCCATGGCCTCGGTGTCGAGACGACGCTGATCTATCGCGGCGCCGAGATCCTGTCGCGCTTCGACGAGGATCTGAGGCGCGGGCTGCACGAGGCGATGGTCGCCAAGGGTATCCGCATCCTCTGCCACGATACGCTGCAGAAGGTTTCGAAGGGTGCGGACGGGCTCATTCTGGAGACGCTGAACAACGGCACGCTGCAAGCCGGCGTCGTCATGCTGGCGCTCGGACGCGATCCGAACACCGAAGGCCTCGGTCTCGAGGCGGCCGGCGTCGCTGTCGATGAGCGTGGCGCCGTTATCGTCGACGAATATTCCCGCACCAATGTCGAAAACATCTATGCGCTCGGCGATGTCACCAACCGGGTACAGCTGACGCCGGTGGCGATCCACGAGGCGATGTGTTTCATCGAGACCGAGTACAAGAACAATCCGACCCGGCCGGACTACGAGCTGATCCCGACCGCCGTCTTCTCGCAGCCTGAGATCGGCACTGTCGGCCTTTCGGAAGAGGAGGCGGGCAAGCGTTATCCCGAACTCGAGGTCTACCGCGCCCAGTTCCGGCCGCTGAAGGCCACGCTTTCCGGGCGGGCCGAGCGGATGATCATGAAACTGATCGTCGATGCGGCGAGCCGCAAGGTGGTGGGCGCCCATATCCTTGGTCACGATGCCGGCGAGATGGCGCAGCTGCTCGGCGTCACGCTGAAGGCAGGCTGCACCAAGGACGATTTCGACCGGACAATGGCGCTGCACCCGACAGCCGCCGAAGAGCTCGTCACCATGTATGCGCCGAGCTATCGGATCCGCGACGGCAAGCGGATTTGA
- a CDS encoding vWA domain-containing protein — MAILPPGFISDRSGNFGIMTALLVVPLFGAAGMAVDFAHALSLRTQLYAAADAAAVGAISEKSGAVAAAMKMSGDGTISLGKDDARNIFTSQMSGELTDVHVDLGIDVTKTANKVNSLVSFSATMPTTFMRILGRDTVTISGTATAEYQTATFMDFYILLDNTPSMGVGATADDVATMEKNTSDTCAFACHETENKNNYYKLAKSLGVSMRIDVVRQATKELTETAELTRVSDNQFRMGVYTFGTKAEDAKLTTISDPTDKLDQVRTYTDAVDLMTIPRQGYNNDQQTSFDSALDQMKTIITTPGDGSTSATPQKILFFVSDGVGDSEKPQGCTKKLTGKRCQEPIDTSFCQPLKNKGIRVAVLYTTYLPLPKNNWYKDWIRPFQNEIPTKMQECASPGLYFEVSMTQGITEAMKELFLKVIRAPRITS, encoded by the coding sequence ATGGCGATCCTTCCGCCCGGTTTCATATCGGACCGCTCGGGCAATTTCGGCATCATGACGGCACTGCTGGTGGTGCCGCTCTTCGGTGCGGCCGGCATGGCGGTAGATTTCGCCCACGCGCTCAGCCTGAGGACACAGCTCTATGCCGCCGCCGATGCCGCTGCCGTCGGCGCCATCTCTGAAAAATCCGGCGCCGTCGCCGCCGCGATGAAAATGAGTGGCGACGGCACGATCTCGCTCGGTAAGGACGACGCTCGCAACATTTTTACGTCGCAGATGTCCGGCGAGCTGACCGACGTTCATGTCGATCTTGGCATCGACGTCACCAAGACCGCCAATAAGGTGAATTCGCTGGTCTCCTTCAGCGCCACCATGCCCACCACCTTCATGCGCATCCTCGGCCGGGACACCGTCACGATTTCCGGCACGGCCACGGCCGAATACCAGACCGCCACCTTCATGGATTTCTACATTCTGCTCGACAACACCCCTTCGATGGGTGTCGGCGCAACCGCCGACGACGTCGCGACCATGGAAAAGAACACCAGCGACACCTGCGCCTTTGCCTGCCACGAAACCGAGAACAAAAACAATTACTACAAACTCGCCAAGTCACTCGGCGTCAGCATGCGCATCGACGTCGTGCGCCAGGCGACCAAGGAGTTGACAGAGACCGCCGAGCTCACGCGCGTTTCCGACAACCAGTTCCGCATGGGCGTTTATACGTTCGGCACCAAGGCCGAAGACGCAAAGTTGACGACCATATCCGACCCAACGGACAAACTTGATCAGGTGCGCACCTATACCGATGCCGTCGATCTGATGACCATCCCGAGGCAGGGCTACAACAACGACCAGCAGACGAGCTTCGATAGCGCGCTGGACCAGATGAAAACCATCATCACCACCCCCGGCGATGGCAGCACCTCCGCGACACCTCAAAAGATCTTGTTCTTCGTCTCGGACGGCGTCGGCGACAGCGAAAAGCCGCAGGGCTGCACGAAGAAACTCACCGGCAAACGCTGTCAGGAGCCGATCGACACGTCTTTCTGCCAGCCGCTGAAGAACAAAGGAATCAGAGTTGCGGTGCTCTACACCACCTATCTGCCGCTGCCGAAGAACAACTGGTACAAAGACTGGATCAGGCCCTTCCAGAACGAGATCCCCACGAAGATGCAGGAATGCGCCTCGCCCGGCCTTTATTTTGAGGTATCGATGACCCAAGGCATCACCGAAGCGATGAAGGAACTCTTCCTCAAGGTCATCCGCGCGCCCCGCATCACCAGCTAA
- a CDS encoding class II 3-deoxy-7-phosphoheptulonate synthase translates to MADNWTPSSWRQKPILQVPEYPDAAALAATEATLASYPPLVFAGEARRLKKHLANVAEGNGFLLQGGDCAESFAEHGADNIRDFFRAFLQMAVVLTFGAQLPVVKVGRIAGQFAKPRSSNVEKQGDVTLPAYRGDIINGIEFTEESRIPNPERQAMAYRQSAATLNLLRAFAMGGYANLENVHQWMLGFVKDSPQGERYRKLADRISETMDFMKAIGITSENHPSLRETDFFTSHEALLLGYEEALTRVDSTSGDWYATSGHMIWIGDRTRQADHAHVEYCRGIKNPIGLKCGPSLQADDLLQLIDILNPANEAGRLTLICRFGHEKVADSLPKLIRAVEREGRKVVWSCDPMHGNTITLNNYKTRPFERILSEVESFFQIHRAEGSHPGGIHIEMTGKDVTECTGGARAVSAEDLQDRYHTHCDPRLNADQALELAFLLAERMKGGRDEKRMVANG, encoded by the coding sequence ATGGCAGACAATTGGACCCCGAGCAGCTGGCGGCAAAAACCGATCCTGCAGGTTCCCGAATATCCCGACGCAGCCGCTTTGGCGGCAACGGAAGCCACGCTCGCCAGCTATCCGCCGCTTGTCTTTGCAGGTGAAGCGCGCCGCCTGAAGAAGCATCTCGCCAATGTCGCCGAAGGCAACGGTTTCCTCCTGCAAGGCGGCGACTGTGCCGAGAGCTTCGCCGAACACGGCGCCGATAATATCCGCGACTTCTTCCGCGCCTTCCTGCAGATGGCCGTGGTGCTGACCTTCGGTGCGCAGCTGCCGGTCGTCAAGGTCGGCCGCATCGCCGGCCAGTTCGCCAAGCCGCGTTCGTCGAATGTCGAGAAGCAGGGCGACGTGACGCTGCCGGCCTATCGCGGCGACATCATCAACGGCATCGAGTTCACCGAGGAGTCGCGCATTCCGAACCCGGAACGTCAGGCCATGGCCTACCGCCAGTCGGCTGCGACGCTGAACCTTTTGCGCGCCTTTGCGATGGGCGGTTACGCCAATCTCGAAAACGTCCATCAGTGGATGCTCGGCTTCGTCAAGGACAGCCCGCAGGGCGAGCGCTACCGCAAGCTTGCCGACCGCATCAGCGAAACCATGGATTTCATGAAGGCGATCGGCATTACCTCGGAAAACCATCCGAGCCTGCGCGAGACCGATTTCTTCACCAGCCATGAGGCGCTGCTGCTCGGTTACGAGGAGGCGCTGACCCGCGTCGATTCCACGTCGGGCGACTGGTATGCAACGTCGGGCCACATGATCTGGATCGGCGACCGCACGCGCCAGGCCGACCATGCGCATGTCGAATATTGCCGTGGCATCAAGAACCCGATCGGCCTGAAATGCGGCCCTTCGCTGCAGGCCGACGACCTGCTGCAACTGATCGACATCCTGAATCCAGCCAACGAGGCCGGGCGCCTGACGCTGATCTGCCGCTTCGGCCACGAGAAGGTCGCCGACAGCCTGCCGAAGCTCATTCGCGCCGTCGAGCGTGAGGGCCGCAAGGTCGTCTGGTCCTGCGATCCGATGCACGGCAACACGATCACGCTCAACAACTACAAGACCCGTCCCTTCGAGCGGATCCTGTCGGAAGTCGAAAGCTTCTTCCAGATCCACCGCGCCGAAGGCTCGCATCCGGGTGGCATTCATATCGAGATGACCGGCAAGGACGTGACCGAGTGCACCGGCGGCGCCCGCGCGGTCTCAGCAGAAGACCTGCAGGACCGCTACCACACCCATTGCGATCCGCGCCTCAACGCCGATCAGGCGCTCGAACTCGCCTTCCTGCTTGCCGAGCGCATGAAGGGCGGCCGCGACGAAAAGCGCATGGTCGCCAACGGCTGA
- a CDS encoding ABC transporter ATP-binding protein, with amino-acid sequence MNISFSRARKSSRRHNAFLNLFCDDPAADRGRRRSRMRKFLSYYRPHLPLLLADLLCAILVAGTAVALPLCANIVTSRLLALPDAPQAFAQILAMGGVMLAVLAVQIVAIFFVDYRGHVMGARIEATVRQELFEHCQKLSFSFYDRQRTGQLMSRITNDSLWLGELFHHGPEDLSIAVLKYGGAMLVLFFIDPPLAALILLLTPVAVAYALYFNRRMNRALEASKRQIAAVNERVEDALAGIRVVQSFANEALEKERFAEQNQRFLQSRAEGYRSEAWFSVGTETFAQLVTILVIIVGGLRILAAELTVPDMLTFLLCVAVLVDPVQRLANFVRLWQEGYTGFVRAMEILEIAPDITDRPEARPMPAPRGEISFSNVAFGYEADGPRVLEQLSLTIAPGEFVALVGPSGVGKSTLCALIPRFYDVEAGTIQIDGIDIRDVTLASLRRHVGVVQQDVYLFAGTVAENLRYGRPDASDAELEAAARAANTHDFIIALPHGYDTDIGQRGVKLSGGQRQRITIARAFLKNPEILIFDEATSALDNESERAVQQALLSLANGRTTLVIAHRLSTVRHADRILVLTADGIVEQGTHDELMAQDGVYANLHSVQASI; translated from the coding sequence ATGAACATTTCGTTCTCCCGCGCGAGGAAAAGCTCGCGACGCCATAACGCCTTCCTGAACCTTTTCTGCGACGATCCCGCCGCCGACCGCGGCCGACGTCGGTCGCGCATGCGCAAATTCCTCTCTTATTACCGCCCGCATCTGCCTTTGCTGCTGGCGGACCTGCTTTGCGCCATCCTTGTCGCCGGCACCGCGGTCGCCCTGCCGCTCTGCGCCAATATCGTTACCAGCAGGCTTCTGGCTCTGCCCGACGCGCCGCAGGCCTTCGCACAGATCCTGGCAATGGGCGGCGTCATGCTGGCCGTTCTGGCGGTCCAGATCGTCGCCATCTTCTTCGTCGATTATCGCGGCCACGTGATGGGCGCGCGCATCGAAGCAACGGTGCGGCAGGAACTCTTCGAGCATTGCCAGAAGCTGTCGTTCAGCTTCTACGACCGCCAGCGCACCGGCCAGCTGATGAGCCGCATCACCAATGACAGCCTGTGGCTGGGCGAGCTCTTTCATCATGGCCCCGAGGATCTTTCCATCGCCGTACTCAAATACGGTGGCGCCATGCTGGTGCTGTTCTTCATCGATCCGCCATTGGCAGCCCTGATCCTGCTGCTCACCCCGGTGGCGGTCGCCTATGCGCTCTATTTCAACCGGCGCATGAACCGCGCGCTCGAAGCCAGCAAACGACAGATAGCCGCCGTCAACGAACGCGTCGAGGATGCGCTTGCAGGCATCCGCGTGGTCCAGTCCTTCGCGAACGAGGCGCTGGAGAAGGAACGCTTCGCCGAGCAGAACCAGCGCTTCCTGCAAAGCCGCGCCGAGGGCTACCGCAGCGAGGCCTGGTTTTCGGTCGGCACCGAAACCTTCGCCCAGTTGGTCACCATATTGGTGATCATCGTCGGCGGCCTGCGCATCCTGGCGGCGGAGCTGACCGTGCCTGATATGCTGACCTTCCTGCTCTGCGTCGCCGTGCTGGTCGATCCCGTGCAGCGGCTGGCGAATTTCGTGCGCCTCTGGCAGGAGGGTTATACCGGCTTCGTCAGGGCCATGGAGATCCTGGAGATTGCCCCTGACATCACCGATCGGCCGGAAGCGCGGCCGATGCCGGCGCCACGGGGCGAGATCAGTTTTTCCAACGTCGCCTTCGGTTACGAGGCCGATGGCCCGCGGGTGCTCGAGCAGCTGTCGCTGACCATCGCTCCCGGGGAGTTCGTCGCCCTGGTCGGCCCGTCAGGGGTCGGCAAGAGCACGCTTTGTGCGCTGATACCGCGTTTCTACGATGTCGAAGCCGGGACAATCCAGATCGATGGCATCGACATCCGCGATGTGACGCTGGCCTCGCTCCGGCGCCATGTCGGGGTGGTGCAGCAGGATGTCTACCTGTTTGCCGGTACGGTGGCGGAAAACCTGCGTTATGGCCGGCCCGACGCCAGCGATGCCGAGCTGGAAGCCGCCGCGCGCGCCGCCAATACGCACGACTTCATCATCGCCCTGCCCCATGGCTATGACACCGATATCGGCCAACGCGGCGTCAAGCTCTCGGGCGGCCAGCGCCAGCGCATCACCATCGCCCGCGCCTTCCTCAAGAATCCGGAGATCCTGATCTTCGATGAGGCGACCAGCGCGCTCGACAACGAGAGCGAACGGGCGGTGCAGCAGGCGCTGCTCAGCCTGGCAAACGGCCGAACTACCCTGGTCATCGCCCACCGTCTGTCGACCGTCCGCCATGCCGACCGCATCCTGGTCCTGACGGCTGATGGTATCGTCGAACAGGGCACCCATGACGAGCTCATGGCGCAAGACGGCGTCTACGCCAATCTGCACAGCGTCCAGGCCAGCATATGA
- a CDS encoding GFA family protein: protein MTERHTGGCLCGAVRFSTTARPGPVVGCHCSQCRRQTGFYYAAVNVARAALSVDGTEAVRWYRSSDEAQRGFCSNCGSALFWQADGSAEISVMAGAFDTPSGLAFGHHIYCADKGDFYEISDGLPQYAVNPV from the coding sequence ATGACCGAACGGCATACAGGCGGCTGCCTCTGCGGCGCCGTGCGATTTTCAACGACGGCGAGGCCAGGACCAGTCGTTGGCTGCCATTGCTCGCAGTGCCGCCGGCAGACGGGGTTTTATTACGCCGCGGTCAATGTGGCCCGCGCGGCTCTTTCGGTCGATGGCACTGAGGCGGTCCGTTGGTACCGGTCGAGTGACGAGGCGCAGCGCGGCTTCTGCTCGAATTGCGGCTCCGCGCTGTTCTGGCAGGCGGACGGATCGGCGGAGATTTCGGTGATGGCCGGCGCCTTCGACACGCCGAGCGGCCTTGCCTTCGGCCATCATATCTACTGCGCCGACAAGGGCGATTTCTACGAAATATCGGACGGCCTTCCGCAATACGCGGTGAATCCGGTTTAA
- a CDS encoding DUF1003 domain-containing protein yields the protein MSNLSNFVHHHFDKPADELGDIEKRVLAKTHARKIISTDVNAALSAESSFGERIADGIARVGGSWSFILAFLAFLAVWTLMNTIGLVANPFDPYPFIFLNLILSMIAAIQAPIIMMSQNRQAERDRFEAAKDYEVNLKAELEVLSLHQKIDMSVLTELTALREDVARLTAALAAKG from the coding sequence ATGTCTAATCTTTCGAATTTCGTGCACCATCATTTCGACAAGCCGGCCGATGAACTCGGCGACATCGAGAAGCGCGTGCTGGCGAAAACGCACGCGCGCAAAATCATCTCGACCGACGTCAATGCCGCTCTATCCGCCGAGTCATCCTTCGGCGAGCGTATCGCCGATGGCATCGCCCGCGTCGGCGGCTCCTGGTCCTTCATACTCGCCTTCCTCGCCTTTCTCGCCGTCTGGACACTGATGAACACCATCGGTCTGGTGGCGAATCCCTTCGACCCATACCCCTTCATTTTTCTGAATCTGATCCTGTCGATGATCGCCGCCATCCAGGCGCCGATCATCATGATGTCCCAGAACCGGCAGGCCGAGCGCGACCGCTTCGAGGCCGCCAAGGATTATGAGGTCAATCTCAAGGCCGAGCTTGAGGTGCTCTCCCTGCACCAGAAGATCGATATGAGCGTACTGACCGAGCTGACGGCGCTGCGCGAGGACGTGGCCCGCCTCACAGCTGCGCTTGCAGCCAAGGGTTAA